One Candidatus Desulfatibia profunda DNA window includes the following coding sequences:
- a CDS encoding response regulator transcription factor — translation MIKVLLADDHNIVRAGLRRIVEEAGDIEVVAEAADGREAIRQVRKTLPDVAVIDISMPGLDGLEVISQLHTYYPKIPILVLTMHEEEQYVVRAIGAGAMGYITKRSVPEQLVKAIRKVHAGGRYLTDEAAEALAVRMASGMVGRSILDGLSNREIQVLRRLASGQTNREIAEVYHISVKTVDTYRFRLLKKLNLRNNAELSRFAIQTGVIEP, via the coding sequence GAGGCCGGCGACATTGAGGTAGTTGCAGAAGCAGCTGACGGCCGAGAGGCAATTCGACAGGTTCGTAAGACACTGCCTGATGTGGCGGTTATTGATATTTCCATGCCAGGTCTTGACGGCCTGGAAGTTATCAGCCAACTTCACACCTATTATCCAAAGATTCCCATTCTGGTGTTGACCATGCACGAGGAGGAACAGTACGTTGTTCGGGCTATCGGTGCGGGGGCGATGGGATATATCACCAAAAGATCAGTACCAGAGCAACTCGTAAAGGCCATCCGCAAGGTGCACGCGGGCGGCCGCTATCTTACCGATGAAGCAGCCGAAGCCTTGGCTGTGCGCATGGCAAGTGGAATGGTTGGCCGCTCAATTTTGGACGGCCTGTCTAATAGAGAAATCCAGGTGTTGAGACGGTTGGCATCAGGTCAGACCAATCGCGAGATTGCGGAGGTCTATCACATCAGTGTCAAGACTGTAGACACTTATCGGTTCCGCTTGCTGAAGAAACTCAACCTGCGAAACAATGCAGAACTGTCGCGATTTGCCATTCAAACCGGAGTAATTGAACCATAA